AGAGGAATTCTGTTTCCATTATTTTTAAAGGCAGGGTCAAGATTATCAGCACCCAAAACTCCTTTATCAAAATAATCAAGCACTGCTCTTAAAGTCGGGAACTGTCCAAAACTTCCATAAGGCGCAGTATACTCTACATTTCGTAAAGAAGGGACCCGGAAACTCATATAATCTGTCGGAATACCAGTCACTCTTCCACGTCCAGCTTCATTGGTATCCGGATTTACAGGAAACCCGATATTTCTAAAGCTCTGATCAGTAAAAAGCTCTGTACTATGGCAACTTGCACATTTCTCCTGAAAAGTTTGGTACCCTTGCGCTTCATTTGCTGTAAAATTATCTTCTTTCCTTTTTACCTTATCATACTTACTATTGGCAGAAATTAAGGTATATTCATACTGTGCTATACTTTTATAAATTCTTTCTGCAGTAATAGTTTCGTCTCCAAATGTTTTTCGGAATAAATCTTTATATGCCAGATCATCTTTTATCTTTCCTATCACTTCCAGAATAGAAGACCCCATCTCTTCATGGGTTATAATAGGAACCAGCGGCTGCTTTTCCAATTCAAGAATATTACCATCCCAATTGTAAAATTTCATAAACAGCATATTCTGAATGGCAGGAACATTTCGTAGTCCTACTCTATTCTTAATCCCTACTCCCTGGGCATTATTGTCTGCAAAGGCATTCCCCTGAATATGACAACTCGAACAGGAAATTGTATTATCTGCACTGAACCTTTTCTCATGAAATAATTTTTCACCCAGCTCTACTCCATATTGGGTAGGCTTATTAGAATTGGCCGAACCATTTAGTTCTGGGAATCCAGGCGGAATATTGAATGGAATTTGTGGATTATCATAAGCAATAGGCTCATAATAATCATTATTACAAGAGATTAACAGAATGATAATGGCTAAAATGCTTAATAATTTTTTCATTACTACAGAGAACAGCCTAGTTTTCAACACCACTCACTGAAAACATTCCAGAAATATCACTCGAACCGTTTCCTCCCAGGTTATCAACAAATTTTATCATTTGATTAGCGGTATGAATATTCGGGGTTGCATTACCATCTGATCCTGATCCTGTTCCTGTAACTAATACAATCGTATTAATTTTTCCTGTCAACAGCTTATCAAAATCAGCTTGAATAGTAATTTTAGGAGCTTTGTTGTCCACAATGGCATTGTTGGGAAGATTTAAAGTAACTTCTCTGTAAGCATCTACTCCCTGGGTAAAATTGCCTTCTGACCCTTTTATAGTGCTTCCGGTATGAATAGACATCTGTTTATTATCTGTTCCATAAAAGCCTTCAATTTTGGTGAACCGATACCCTGCTCCCCATTCCCACATCATTTGGGTATCATTGGCTCCTGCTGTTGCATAGAACTTTGGAAATTTCACCTGATCCAGTACATTCAATTCTCTTTTTACTCCTAATCCGAATTTGATCCTTTTATATTCTCCCGCGGGTATATTACTCAGTAAATAACGAAGGGTTTCCGGTTTTGACTGGTCAATTACCGTAGCTCCCTGATCCAGATCGTTAACTTTATAAGGAATTTCATTGCCATCTGCTTTTACCAGACGAATATTGCTTATCACATACTTCAATTCTGAAAAATGGTGAACCTGTCCTTCTGCTGAAGTATTGGTAGTAGCTGTTACGGAAGTAGCATCACCAAGAACAATGGTTCTGTTTTTAAAGGTATTATTGAATTCAAGTGTTACATTATTGGCAACAGGGTTATCATCACTATTCTGACATGAAATGACTCCTAATGAAAAAGCTGATAATAGTAGATATTGTTTTAAGCTTTGCATTTTAAAAATTTTAAGTTGTTGTTTTAATTAAAGTTTTTATGATCCTTAAAAATTGAATTTTAAAGATGTGAAGATGTTACGCCCCATTCTTGGGATATTTCCCCAATCTGCATAGGTGCTGTAATATTTGTTCAGCAGGTTTTCGGCTCCTACCTGAAAAACCGTTTTAAGTTTTTTAATTTTGAAAGTATAATCCATGGAAAAATTCCAGACAGCGTAAGCTGGTGTTTGATCTTCTCCATATTCCGGGCTGTAATTAAGCTGGATACAATCTCCATGTACAGAAGTCTGAATTCCAAAATTACGATGGGTATAATGTAAAGAGGTCAGATAGCTCAAAGGGCGGATGAAAGGTAAGTTTTTTCCTTTATCATCTCTTCCTCTTGCATACGTCAGTGTTCCTTTCCAATGTAGATCAGGGATAATGCTATAGCTTGCATTCAGAGACATATTAAAAAGTGTTGCATGATCCAGGGAAGTATAGGCCTTCACTCCTACCGATTGATAATTCATAGGGCTTCCCAGACTTAAAATTTTCCCAATGATGTAATTCTGAATATAGAAGTAATTTACCTTAGCTTCAATACTCAATTTTTCATTTTTAAAACCTGCACTGGCATTGGTTTCATAAGAAATTTCATTT
This Chryseobacterium sp. G0162 DNA region includes the following protein-coding sequences:
- a CDS encoding cytochrome-c peroxidase, which produces MKKLLSILAIIILLISCNNDYYEPIAYDNPQIPFNIPPGFPELNGSANSNKPTQYGVELGEKLFHEKRFSADNTISCSSCHIQGNAFADNNAQGVGIKNRVGLRNVPAIQNMLFMKFYNWDGNILELEKQPLVPIITHEEMGSSILEVIGKIKDDLAYKDLFRKTFGDETITAERIYKSIAQYEYTLISANSKYDKVKRKEDNFTANEAQGYQTFQEKCASCHSTELFTDQSFRNIGFPVNPDTNEAGRGRVTGIPTDYMSFRVPSLRNVEYTAPYGSFGQFPTLRAVLDYFDKGVLGADNLDPAFKNNGNRIPLTEQEKINLILFMKTLSDREFVNNTH
- a CDS encoding MbnP family protein, yielding MQSLKQYLLLSAFSLGVISCQNSDDNPVANNVTLEFNNTFKNRTIVLGDATSVTATTNTSAEGQVHHFSELKYVISNIRLVKADGNEIPYKVNDLDQGATVIDQSKPETLRYLLSNIPAGEYKRIKFGLGVKRELNVLDQVKFPKFYATAGANDTQMMWEWGAGYRFTKIEGFYGTDNKQMSIHTGSTIKGSEGNFTQGVDAYREVTLNLPNNAIVDNKAPKITIQADFDKLLTGKINTIVLVTGTGSGSDGNATPNIHTANQMIKFVDNLGGNGSSDISGMFSVSGVEN